A section of the Terriglobales bacterium genome encodes:
- a CDS encoding LysR family transcriptional regulator, with translation MDLFQLETFLTVAREGSFSRAAKKLYRTQPAVSQTVRKLEDEIGESLFDRSSREGILTDTGRVLLEYAEKLLNMRTEAIGALQELREMTKGKLSIAANELTCLYLLPVLNDFRRLHPMVKVIIERSLASRIPDELLNHSVEMGVLTFRPDDSLRSILVYRDELAFVVPPNHPLARSKEVSIRQLGAEYFVAHHVASPYRAKVLETFHKRKVPLHMDVEMPTIEALKKFVAMGNGVALIPAITIENELERGELVRVPCRDLVFERKVRLVYRKNATLSHAARAFMDIAQSFAEREGGRYMFQQER, from the coding sequence GTGGATTTATTCCAACTGGAGACCTTTTTGACCGTGGCCAGAGAAGGCAGCTTCTCTCGAGCCGCAAAGAAGCTGTATCGCACCCAACCTGCGGTAAGCCAGACCGTCCGCAAACTGGAGGACGAGATCGGCGAATCGCTGTTTGATCGTTCTTCGCGCGAAGGCATTCTCACCGATACCGGGCGCGTACTGCTCGAGTACGCCGAGAAGCTGCTCAACATGAGAACCGAAGCCATCGGCGCACTCCAGGAGTTGCGTGAGATGACCAAGGGCAAGCTCAGCATCGCGGCCAACGAGCTTACGTGCCTCTATCTGTTGCCCGTGCTTAACGACTTCCGGCGGCTTCATCCGATGGTGAAAGTTATCATTGAGCGCTCGCTCGCAAGCCGCATCCCCGACGAACTGCTCAATCACAGTGTCGAGATGGGCGTTCTCACTTTTCGCCCGGACGACAGCCTGCGCTCCATTCTTGTTTATCGTGACGAACTGGCGTTCGTCGTTCCGCCAAATCATCCGCTCGCGCGATCCAAGGAAGTCAGCATCCGCCAGTTGGGAGCCGAGTACTTCGTCGCCCATCATGTCGCATCACCGTACCGTGCTAAGGTCCTTGAGACCTTCCATAAGCGCAAAGTTCCACTTCACATGGATGTCGAGATGCCCACCATCGAGGCGTTAAAAAAGTTCGTCGCAATGGGTAATGGAGTTGCGCTGATCCCGGCAATCACGATAGAGAACGAATTGGAGCGTGGCGAACTCGTACGTGTTCCATGCCGGGACCTGGTCTTCGAGCGTAAGGTACGGCTCGTTTATCGAAAGAATGCCACTCTCTCTCATGCTGCCCGGGCATTCATGGATATCGCCCAGTCATTCGCCGAACGCGAAGGCGGACGCTACATGTTCCAGCAGGAGCGATAA
- the acs gene encoding acetate--CoA ligase — MAQESAQQQQANIDSILREERKFEPSPEFRQHAYIKSMAEYERLYKAAAENPEQFWGDIAKDLHWFKPWTKVLEWDCPWAKWFVGAETNISYNCLDRNIENGKGNKKALIWEGEPGEIRTYTYKQLLDEVSKFANALKSLGVKKGDRVTIYMGMCPELPIALLACARIGAPHSVIFGGFSANAIVDRNNDSQSVALITQDTSYRRGNEVRLKDTVDEALESCPSVKHVIVYKRSGTKVNMKSGRDHWWHDLMEKASPECPAEPLDSEHPLYILYTSGTTGKPKGVVHTTGGYAVGTYITTKWVFDLKDDDIYWCTADIGWVTGHSYIVYGPLQNGATCVMYEGAPNFPEPDRFWSIIDRHNVTVFYTAPTAIRTFIKWGDAWPNKHKLSSLRLLGTVGEPINPEAWMWYREVIGKNKCPIVDTWWQTETGAIMISPLPGAIPTTPGTATRPFPGVAADVVTLDGQPVPLGSGGYLVVKQPWPAMLRTVWGDPDRYKANYWSQIPGMYFTGDGARKDKDGYFWIMGRVDDVLNVSGHRLSTMEVESALVAHPKVAEAAVVGRPDDLKGQAISAFVTLEQGNDPSDTLKDELKKWVVKEIGALARPDDIRFTDMLPKTRSGKIMRRLLRELASSGEVKGDTTTLEDFTVIARLKEQDEA; from the coding sequence ATGGCACAGGAGAGCGCACAGCAACAACAGGCAAACATCGATTCGATTCTTCGTGAAGAACGCAAGTTTGAGCCGTCTCCGGAGTTCCGCCAGCATGCATACATAAAAAGCATGGCGGAGTACGAGCGGCTGTATAAAGCTGCGGCTGAAAATCCGGAGCAGTTTTGGGGCGACATCGCGAAAGACCTGCACTGGTTCAAGCCGTGGACGAAGGTCCTGGAGTGGGATTGCCCGTGGGCAAAGTGGTTCGTAGGCGCAGAGACGAACATTTCCTACAACTGTCTCGATCGCAATATCGAAAATGGCAAGGGCAATAAAAAGGCGCTTATCTGGGAAGGCGAACCGGGAGAGATTCGTACTTACACTTACAAGCAACTGCTCGACGAAGTGAGCAAGTTTGCCAATGCATTGAAATCTCTCGGGGTGAAAAAGGGCGACCGTGTCACGATCTACATGGGCATGTGTCCCGAACTGCCGATTGCCCTACTCGCGTGCGCGCGCATCGGCGCTCCGCATTCGGTCATCTTTGGCGGCTTCTCTGCGAACGCGATCGTTGACCGCAACAACGACTCTCAATCCGTTGCTTTGATTACGCAGGACACCAGCTACCGTCGCGGCAACGAAGTCAGGCTGAAAGATACGGTGGACGAGGCGCTCGAGAGCTGTCCAAGCGTGAAGCATGTCATCGTTTACAAACGGTCCGGAACGAAGGTGAACATGAAGTCCGGCCGCGACCACTGGTGGCATGACCTGATGGAGAAGGCTTCGCCGGAATGCCCGGCTGAGCCGTTGGATTCCGAGCACCCGCTGTACATCCTTTATACGTCGGGAACGACGGGCAAGCCGAAGGGCGTGGTACATACGACCGGCGGGTATGCGGTGGGAACTTACATCACCACAAAGTGGGTTTTTGACCTGAAGGACGACGATATCTATTGGTGCACGGCTGATATCGGCTGGGTAACGGGACACAGCTACATCGTTTACGGACCGCTGCAAAATGGCGCCACCTGCGTGATGTACGAAGGCGCGCCGAACTTCCCGGAGCCGGACCGGTTCTGGAGCATCATCGACCGGCACAATGTCACGGTGTTCTACACGGCGCCGACGGCAATCCGCACATTTATCAAGTGGGGCGATGCGTGGCCGAACAAACACAAGCTGAGCAGCCTGCGGCTCCTAGGCACCGTTGGTGAACCGATCAATCCGGAAGCATGGATGTGGTATCGCGAGGTGATCGGCAAGAACAAGTGCCCGATCGTCGATACATGGTGGCAAACGGAGACGGGAGCCATCATGATCTCACCTCTTCCAGGTGCGATTCCCACCACGCCAGGAACCGCAACGCGGCCTTTCCCGGGAGTTGCGGCGGATGTCGTCACCCTCGATGGACAACCGGTGCCGCTTGGCTCGGGTGGATATCTTGTCGTCAAACAACCGTGGCCCGCGATGTTGCGCACCGTGTGGGGCGATCCGGATCGCTACAAGGCAAATTACTGGTCGCAGATCCCCGGCATGTACTTCACCGGTGACGGCGCCCGCAAGGACAAAGACGGCTACTTCTGGATCATGGGTCGCGTGGACGATGTGCTCAACGTGTCGGGCCACCGGCTCAGCACGATGGAAGTGGAATCGGCCCTTGTCGCTCACCCCAAAGTCGCCGAGGCGGCGGTCGTCGGACGTCCGGACGACCTCAAGGGACAGGCAATCTCGGCCTTCGTGACGCTGGAGCAAGGCAACGATCCAAGCGACACCCTCAAAGATGAACTGAAGAAGTGGGTGGTGAAGGAGATCGGAGCGCTGGCTCGTCCAGACGACATTCGGTTCACGGACATGCTGCCGAAGACGCGAAGCGGCAAGATCATGCGTCGTTTGTTGCGCGAATTGGCGAGCAGCGGTGAAGTCAAAGGTGATACGACCACGCTGGAAGATTTCACGGTGATTGCACGCTTGAAGGAACAGGACGAGGCCTGA
- a CDS encoding heparan-alpha-glucosaminide N-acetyltransferase domain-containing protein: MEPQLQPQPRLVSVDLVRVFAMALMVQGHTLDVLLTPQVQSASWYNFWLFCRGFTAPIFMTLAGFSFALATSKKWTDHIQFGSPVYKRIRRFAFFVLLGYAMRFPVHSVRDLKWVAPEHWQTFLQVDVLQTTGFTLIALQLLVLALRSKKLFIGVSLALSFSIAFMAPLAWNSGLIQSLPLAMRSALVGTGGSLFPLIPWSAYLFFGAAAGFSYTMYRQSKTSLLRLAIPVGMVLMLAGVKLEHASHALYGDASFWPSTPHLFITRIGFVMTVMGLATFIEGFVRPKASTIRSLAEESLLVYFVHVALLYGSMWNPGVKQYMGGTMGFSHAYVFVLLMISSMMTMAYFWNRAKKGYPTPSYAFRTAIFAVAAIAIA; the protein is encoded by the coding sequence TTGGAGCCGCAGTTACAACCACAACCGCGCCTGGTGTCCGTAGATCTGGTCCGGGTGTTCGCCATGGCGCTGATGGTGCAGGGTCATACGCTTGACGTCCTGCTGACCCCGCAGGTTCAGAGTGCCTCCTGGTACAACTTCTGGCTGTTCTGCCGCGGCTTTACCGCTCCCATCTTCATGACGCTGGCGGGCTTCTCGTTCGCGCTGGCGACGTCGAAGAAGTGGACCGACCACATCCAGTTCGGCTCTCCGGTTTACAAGCGCATCCGCAGGTTCGCGTTCTTCGTGCTGCTCGGCTACGCCATGCGCTTCCCGGTACATTCCGTTCGCGACCTCAAATGGGTTGCGCCCGAGCATTGGCAGACGTTCCTTCAGGTCGACGTGCTACAGACTACCGGGTTTACCCTGATCGCGCTGCAACTGCTTGTGCTGGCTCTTCGGAGCAAGAAGCTGTTCATCGGCGTATCGCTGGCACTGTCATTCAGTATCGCGTTCATGGCTCCACTGGCTTGGAACAGTGGCCTGATCCAGTCTCTGCCGCTGGCAATGAGGTCGGCGCTTGTTGGTACAGGCGGATCACTTTTCCCGCTGATCCCCTGGTCGGCATACTTGTTCTTCGGCGCGGCCGCCGGATTCAGTTACACGATGTACCGCCAGTCGAAGACTTCCCTGCTGCGACTGGCAATACCCGTCGGGATGGTCCTGATGCTTGCGGGCGTGAAACTCGAACATGCTTCGCACGCCCTGTACGGCGACGCGAGTTTCTGGCCTTCGACTCCGCATTTGTTTATCACGCGAATCGGTTTTGTAATGACCGTGATGGGTCTGGCAACATTTATCGAGGGATTTGTCAGGCCAAAAGCTTCGACGATTCGTTCCCTTGCGGAAGAATCACTGCTCGTTTATTTCGTCCACGTGGCGTTGCTGTACGGTTCGATGTGGAACCCCGGGGTCAAGCAGTACATGGGCGGCACCATGGGATTCTCCCACGCCTATGTTTTCGTGCTCCTGATGATCAGTTCGATGATGACGATGGCCTATTTTTGGAACCGTGCCAAGAAGGGTTATCCCACGCCTAGCTATGCGTTCCGGACTGCAATCTTTGCGGTAGCAGCGATAGCGATCGCTTAG
- the leuC gene encoding 3-isopropylmalate dehydratase large subunit → MPKPRTLFEKLWDSHVVCTPDDQPPILYIDLHLVHEVTSPQAFDGLRAAGRKVRQSKRTIATIDHNVPTSPGHLPVLDQIAAKQMEALRKNCAEFGIKLYDVDSPEQGIVHVIGPELGLTQPGMTIVCGDSHTSTHGAFGSLAFGIGTSEVEHVLATQCLPQQKPKTMLIHVSGNLAAGVTAKDLALGIIGNIGTDGGTGYAIEFAGETVRALSMEGRMTLCNMSIEAGARAGMVAPDETTFEYVRGRRFAPKDFDAAVANWRTLASDDGATYDRVVEVDASKFAPFVTWGTSPGMVVQITDRVPDPAHVASEVDRKSAERALEYMALEPNQPLESVSVDRVFIGSCTNSRLEDLRVAARVVKGYRVAPKVSAMVVPGSFQIKQEAEKEGLDKIFREAGFDWREAGCSMCLGMNPDILQPGERCASTSNRNFEGRQGRGGRTHLVSPAMAAAAAVTGHFTDVRRWEFK, encoded by the coding sequence ATGCCGAAACCAAGGACACTGTTCGAGAAGTTGTGGGATTCGCACGTCGTCTGCACACCAGACGACCAGCCTCCGATTCTCTACATCGACCTGCACCTGGTACATGAGGTCACGTCTCCGCAGGCGTTTGATGGACTTCGTGCGGCCGGCCGAAAGGTCCGCCAGTCGAAGCGCACAATTGCCACCATCGATCACAATGTTCCGACCTCGCCGGGACATCTGCCGGTGCTTGATCAGATCGCTGCCAAGCAGATGGAAGCACTGCGCAAGAACTGTGCCGAATTCGGAATCAAGCTATACGACGTAGATTCCCCGGAACAAGGCATTGTGCACGTGATCGGTCCGGAGCTTGGGCTGACTCAGCCAGGGATGACGATCGTTTGCGGCGACAGCCATACCAGCACGCATGGAGCTTTCGGCTCGCTTGCCTTCGGCATCGGCACAAGCGAAGTGGAGCATGTGCTGGCCACGCAGTGCCTGCCGCAACAGAAGCCGAAAACGATGCTCATCCATGTAAGCGGCAATCTGGCTGCCGGTGTGACGGCGAAAGACCTGGCCCTGGGAATCATCGGAAACATCGGCACGGATGGCGGAACTGGCTATGCGATCGAGTTCGCCGGAGAAACCGTCCGTGCGCTTTCGATGGAAGGCCGGATGACGCTCTGCAACATGAGCATCGAAGCAGGCGCGAGAGCCGGGATGGTCGCTCCTGATGAGACCACGTTCGAGTACGTCCGTGGAAGACGCTTCGCCCCGAAAGACTTTGACGCTGCGGTTGCGAACTGGAGAACATTAGCCAGTGACGACGGCGCTACTTACGATCGGGTGGTCGAAGTGGACGCATCGAAGTTCGCGCCATTTGTGACCTGGGGAACCAGTCCCGGGATGGTGGTGCAGATCACGGATCGAGTTCCAGATCCGGCGCACGTGGCCTCGGAAGTGGATCGAAAGTCTGCCGAACGCGCGCTCGAGTACATGGCTTTGGAGCCGAATCAGCCGCTGGAGTCGGTGAGCGTAGACCGTGTGTTCATCGGTTCGTGCACCAATTCGCGCCTGGAAGATCTTCGTGTCGCTGCAAGAGTTGTAAAGGGCTATCGTGTCGCCCCGAAGGTTAGCGCAATGGTGGTGCCGGGTTCTTTCCAAATCAAGCAGGAAGCGGAAAAGGAAGGTTTGGACAAGATCTTCCGCGAAGCCGGGTTCGACTGGCGCGAGGCCGGATGCTCCATGTGCCTGGGAATGAATCCCGACATCCTGCAACCGGGCGAGCGTTGTGCTTCGACATCGAACCGGAACTTCGAGGGGAGACAGGGGCGTGGTGGACGTACACACCTTGTAAGTCCCGCCATGGCGGCAGCAGCTGCCGTAACCGGCCATTTCACCGATGTGCGTCGCTGGGAGTTCAAGTAA
- the leuD gene encoding 3-isopropylmalate dehydratase small subunit, whose amino-acid sequence MQPFRVHTGLVAPLDRANVDTDQIIPKQFLKRIERTGFGQFAFYDWRLRPDGTPNDSFVLNQPDYAGASILVAGKNFGCGSSREHAPWALADYGFKAIIAPTFADIFYNNSLKNGLLLVRLSEVDVAELLKKAKTNGYQLTVDLEQCRVHDDRGFEASFEIDPFRRRCLLEGLDDIGLTLRFADQIAAYEQRHV is encoded by the coding sequence ATGCAGCCGTTTCGCGTACATACCGGACTCGTCGCGCCACTAGATCGCGCGAACGTCGATACGGACCAGATCATCCCCAAGCAGTTCCTCAAACGGATCGAGCGGACGGGCTTCGGCCAGTTCGCGTTCTATGATTGGCGGCTCCGTCCTGACGGAACTCCGAATGATTCTTTCGTACTGAATCAGCCAGACTATGCCGGCGCAAGCATCCTGGTGGCCGGAAAGAACTTCGGTTGCGGGTCTTCGCGCGAACACGCGCCATGGGCACTGGCGGACTATGGTTTCAAGGCAATTATCGCGCCGACATTCGCCGACATCTTCTACAACAACTCGCTTAAGAATGGATTACTGCTGGTGAGGTTGAGCGAAGTTGACGTTGCCGAACTGCTGAAGAAAGCCAAGACAAACGGCTATCAGCTCACAGTCGATCTGGAGCAATGCCGAGTTCATGACGACAGAGGATTCGAAGCTTCGTTCGAGATTGACCCATTCCGCCGCAGATGCCTGCTGGAAGGGTTGGACGATATCGGATTGACGCTCAGATTCGCCGACCAGATCGCGGCCTACGAGCAGCGGCACGTATAA
- the leuB gene encoding 3-isopropylmalate dehydrogenase, which translates to MKLNICVLPGDGIGPEVTREAVRILRFVAESQNYDFRFTERSVGGNAIRQFGSSFPDQTAEVCLKSNAVLLGAVGSPEFDNLPSKERPEAGLLALRKTLGGFANLRPAIAYPAIADCSPIKAEVLGKADILFIRELLGGLYFGQPRGFEGKRGAAFNTMRYTVEEIERVARVAFELARKRRKKVTSVDKANVLEVSQLWREVVTLMGKEYPDVKLEHMYVDACSMRLITHPTSFDVVLTENLFGDILSDEAAALSGSLGMLSSATIGGSVDLYEPVHGSAPDIAGKGIANPLGAIASVAMLLRHTAKLEEDARDVEEAIRDVLKSGYRTPDLNPNGKHKNVLSTEQMGKMVEHKLAEAFDRRRAYHAV; encoded by the coding sequence ATGAAGTTAAATATTTGTGTTCTCCCGGGCGATGGAATAGGTCCAGAAGTTACGCGCGAGGCAGTCCGCATATTGCGTTTCGTGGCTGAATCGCAGAACTATGATTTTCGTTTTACCGAGCGTTCCGTAGGCGGAAATGCCATTCGGCAGTTTGGCTCGTCTTTTCCTGACCAAACCGCCGAAGTGTGCCTGAAAAGCAACGCAGTCCTGCTTGGGGCTGTTGGAAGTCCTGAGTTTGACAACCTGCCTTCAAAGGAGCGCCCGGAAGCGGGCTTGCTTGCGCTTCGCAAAACGCTGGGCGGATTCGCCAATCTGCGGCCTGCGATTGCTTATCCGGCGATTGCCGACTGCTCGCCCATCAAGGCGGAAGTTCTCGGCAAGGCGGACATCCTCTTTATCCGTGAGCTTCTCGGGGGCCTTTACTTCGGACAGCCGCGCGGATTCGAGGGCAAGCGCGGCGCGGCGTTCAATACCATGCGCTACACGGTCGAGGAGATCGAGCGGGTGGCACGCGTAGCGTTTGAACTCGCCCGGAAGCGCCGCAAAAAAGTAACGAGCGTCGATAAGGCCAACGTGCTGGAAGTTTCGCAACTCTGGCGCGAAGTCGTGACCTTGATGGGCAAGGAATATCCGGACGTGAAGCTGGAGCACATGTACGTGGATGCATGCTCTATGCGGCTGATCACCCATCCAACATCGTTCGACGTTGTGCTCACCGAGAATCTGTTCGGCGACATCCTTTCCGACGAAGCCGCCGCATTAAGCGGATCGCTCGGCATGCTCTCGTCTGCGACGATCGGCGGCAGCGTGGATCTATACGAACCGGTACACGGGTCGGCTCCCGACATTGCTGGGAAAGGCATCGCCAATCCGTTGGGTGCGATCGCTTCCGTCGCCATGCTGCTTCGCCACACGGCTAAGCTGGAAGAGGACGCGCGGGATGTGGAAGAGGCCATTCGCGACGTACTGAAATCCGGATACCGGACGCCTGACCTCAATCCCAACGGAAAGCACAAGAACGTGCTTTCGACCGAGCAGATGGGAAAGATGGTTGAGCACAAATTGGCGGAGGCTTTCGATCGCCGCCGTGCCTATCACGCCGTTTAG
- the trxA gene encoding thioredoxin has protein sequence MASNLIQEVTDANFDQDVLKSDQPVVVDFWAAWCGPCRALAPVVDEVANQYQGKVKVAKMDVDKNVATPQRYNVRGIPTLLIFKGGQVAEQIVGYVPKETIEKAINKHVVG, from the coding sequence ATGGCGAGTAATCTGATTCAGGAAGTCACCGATGCCAACTTCGATCAGGATGTTTTGAAGTCCGATCAGCCGGTGGTAGTTGATTTTTGGGCGGCGTGGTGCGGACCCTGCCGCGCCCTGGCACCCGTCGTGGACGAGGTAGCCAACCAGTATCAGGGCAAAGTAAAAGTCGCAAAGATGGACGTGGACAAGAACGTCGCGACTCCCCAGCGCTACAACGTTCGCGGCATCCCGACCCTGTTGATCTTCAAAGGCGGCCAAGTTGCCGAACAGATCGTCGGATACGTCCCGAAAGAGACGATTGAGAAGGCTATTAATAAGCACGTGGTTGGGTAA
- the acs gene encoding acetate--CoA ligase: MSTATPTTKQAIDSLLAVDTEYASPQIVSANATQKHWERECRRALESPEAFWGEYASKFVWLKPWTKVFEFDGVHHQWFVDARTNITLNALDRHANSEHRNRVAYIWLGEDGTERQVTYAQLHAQVCRFANGLKSLGVKKGDRVIIYMPLTLEGVISMLACARLGAVHSVVYAGLGHTALRDRIVDAQAKIVITGDVGYRRGKIVQLKSITDEAVDGLDFVEKIVVFSREQTELAGNEVNFADLMKFPDVCPAEEMDAEDPLFILYTSGSTGKPKGVVHVHGGYMVGITYHLQNYYDVNERDIFWCTSDIGWIVGHSYIVYGPLCAGVTTMFREGAVDYPTPDTAWEIVNRYRVTKMFTAPTALRMFMRYGEAHPQKHDISSLRVVACAGEPLNPEAWKWAQTYIGGDGRWGYVIDNWWQTELGCPAIGTPPSMAMRPGKCGIALPGADIDVVDENGKAVPPGAGGRLVLKRPFPTMMRTIWGDPERYEREWQKIPGLYMTGDVAVRDADGYITVLGRVDDVLNVAGHRIGTAEVESALVSHPAVAEAAAIGIPDALKGEVIKAFVQCRAGHVASDTLATSLIEHVRRELGPIATPSKIEFVAALPKTRSGKILRRYLKAKEQGLDPGDISTLEA, encoded by the coding sequence ATGAGTACTGCTACGCCAACCACCAAACAGGCGATCGACTCCCTGCTGGCTGTCGATACGGAATACGCATCGCCGCAGATCGTTTCGGCCAATGCCACGCAGAAACACTGGGAGCGGGAGTGCCGGCGAGCGCTGGAGTCGCCTGAGGCATTTTGGGGCGAATATGCCAGCAAATTCGTCTGGCTGAAGCCATGGACAAAAGTATTCGAGTTCGACGGTGTCCATCATCAGTGGTTCGTGGACGCGCGAACGAATATCACACTTAACGCGCTCGACCGGCACGCAAATTCCGAGCATCGTAATCGGGTCGCGTATATCTGGCTCGGCGAAGACGGCACGGAGCGCCAGGTCACATACGCCCAGCTTCATGCACAGGTCTGTCGATTCGCGAATGGACTGAAATCGCTCGGGGTGAAGAAGGGCGATCGCGTCATCATCTATATGCCGCTGACGCTTGAGGGCGTGATCTCGATGCTTGCCTGCGCCCGGCTTGGCGCAGTGCACTCGGTTGTCTATGCAGGCCTTGGACACACGGCCTTGCGTGACCGCATCGTCGATGCGCAGGCAAAGATTGTCATCACCGGAGACGTGGGATACCGTCGCGGCAAGATCGTTCAGCTGAAGAGCATTACGGACGAAGCTGTGGACGGGCTCGATTTTGTCGAGAAGATCGTGGTGTTCTCACGCGAACAGACGGAACTGGCAGGCAACGAGGTGAACTTCGCCGACTTGATGAAGTTCCCCGATGTTTGCCCTGCGGAAGAGATGGATGCGGAAGACCCGCTGTTCATTCTTTATACGTCCGGCAGCACGGGAAAACCAAAGGGCGTGGTGCATGTCCACGGCGGGTACATGGTTGGCATCACCTACCACTTGCAGAATTACTACGACGTGAACGAACGCGACATCTTCTGGTGCACGTCGGATATCGGATGGATCGTTGGACATTCCTACATTGTTTATGGTCCGCTTTGCGCCGGAGTGACAACGATGTTTCGTGAAGGCGCCGTAGATTATCCGACGCCCGACACGGCGTGGGAGATAGTCAATCGTTACCGTGTTACGAAAATGTTCACGGCTCCCACGGCGTTGCGTATGTTCATGCGATATGGCGAGGCACATCCTCAGAAGCACGACATCTCGAGCCTTCGCGTAGTGGCGTGCGCGGGAGAACCGCTGAATCCGGAAGCGTGGAAATGGGCACAGACGTACATCGGAGGAGACGGCCGCTGGGGCTACGTCATCGACAACTGGTGGCAAACCGAGTTGGGATGCCCGGCGATCGGGACTCCGCCATCTATGGCAATGCGTCCGGGAAAATGTGGTATCGCCCTGCCGGGAGCCGACATCGACGTGGTCGATGAGAACGGAAAAGCCGTACCTCCTGGAGCGGGAGGCAGGCTGGTGCTGAAGCGGCCATTCCCGACCATGATGCGAACCATCTGGGGAGATCCCGAACGCTACGAGCGAGAGTGGCAAAAGATTCCGGGGCTTTATATGACAGGTGACGTCGCGGTTCGCGATGCGGATGGATACATCACGGTATTGGGACGTGTAGATGACGTGCTGAATGTCGCGGGACATCGCATCGGTACGGCGGAGGTTGAGAGCGCGCTCGTGTCGCATCCTGCGGTAGCAGAGGCGGCGGCGATTGGCATACCGGACGCACTGAAGGGAGAGGTAATCAAAGCCTTTGTGCAATGCCGCGCCGGGCACGTTGCATCGGATACACTGGCTACCAGTCTGATTGAGCATGTTCGGCGTGAGTTGGGGCCGATTGCGACTCCGTCCAAAATAGAGTTCGTGGCAGCCCTGCCGAAGACGAGGTCAGGTAAAATCCTGCGACGGTATTTAAAAGCCAAAGAGCAGGGCCTTGATCCCGGCGATATTTCGACGTTGGAAGCGTAG
- a CDS encoding 2-isopropylmalate synthase — protein sequence MQRARVQIFDTTLRDGEQSPGCSMNLDEKVRMARQLDVLGADIIEGGFPIASDGDFESVRAIAEEIKRPKVAGLARCTPMDIERAYEAVKVAAHPRIHVFLATSDIHLHYKLKISRQQCLEQAVQAVKFARSLCEDIEFSAEDATRTDLDFLCDVSEAVAEAGASTVNLPDTVGFSLPSDMTRIISAACARTRKYGTVLSTHCHNDLGLAVANSIAAIEGGARQVECTINGIGERAGNAALEEIVMTLRVRADMLPYDTGIVSEQLYPTSRLLTEMTGVHVQANKAIVGRNAFAHEAGIHQDGVIKNPLTYEIMAPKSVGVPENKLVLGKHSGRAALGFRCGQLGYSFDRRQLDSVYKKFVTLADQIKVVEDRHLLAIIREEFPTLGMPVEAATTAAVSTSMGRA from the coding sequence ATGCAGCGAGCCCGAGTACAGATTTTCGATACCACATTGCGCGATGGTGAACAGTCGCCCGGTTGCAGCATGAACCTGGATGAAAAGGTCCGCATGGCCCGCCAGCTCGACGTGCTGGGCGCGGACATCATCGAAGGTGGGTTCCCGATCGCATCCGATGGCGACTTTGAATCAGTACGCGCGATCGCGGAAGAGATCAAGCGGCCGAAGGTCGCCGGACTTGCTCGCTGCACGCCGATGGATATCGAGCGCGCATACGAAGCCGTAAAGGTTGCGGCGCACCCGCGTATCCATGTGTTCCTGGCAACATCGGACATTCACCTGCATTACAAGCTGAAGATCAGCCGCCAACAGTGCCTTGAACAGGCGGTCCAGGCCGTGAAGTTCGCGCGCTCGCTTTGCGAAGACATTGAGTTTTCCGCCGAGGATGCGACCCGTACGGATCTGGATTTCCTGTGCGACGTTTCGGAAGCCGTCGCCGAGGCGGGCGCCAGTACGGTGAACCTGCCGGATACGGTTGGATTCAGCCTGCCATCCGACATGACGCGGATCATCTCCGCCGCCTGTGCGCGTACACGCAAGTACGGCACCGTTCTCTCTACCCATTGCCATAACGATCTTGGCCTGGCGGTAGCGAATTCGATCGCCGCCATCGAGGGCGGTGCGCGCCAGGTGGAATGCACCATCAACGGCATTGGCGAGCGGGCCGGTAACGCCGCGTTGGAAGAGATTGTGATGACACTCCGCGTGCGCGCCGACATGCTGCCGTACGACACAGGCATTGTCAGCGAACAGCTCTATCCAACAAGCCGCCTACTGACCGAGATGACCGGCGTACACGTGCAGGCCAACAAGGCCATCGTCGGACGCAATGCTTTTGCGCACGAAGCCGGCATCCACCAGGACGGCGTGATCAAGAATCCGTTGACGTACGAAATCATGGCGCCGAAGTCGGTCGGCGTTCCGGAAAATAAGCTCGTGCTCGGCAAACACTCCGGGCGGGCAGCGCTCGGCTTCCGTTGCGGCCAACTCGGATACTCCTTCGATCGCCGCCAGCTCGACAGCGTTTACAAGAAGTTCGTCACTCTCGCCGACCAGATCAAGGTTGTCGAAGATCGGCATCTGCTCGCGATCATTCGCGAAGAATTTCCCACGTTGGGAATGCCAGTAGAGGCAGCGACCACTGCCGCAGTTTCCACTTCGATGGGAAGGGCATAG